One window of Trichoderma breve strain T069 chromosome 3, whole genome shotgun sequence genomic DNA carries:
- a CDS encoding ankyrin repeats (3 copies) domain-containing protein: MSSKLEMLADTTSLSRRYQPEKSGLPNLSRNPPLDIRLGDVLVGLPVGDNAGLVDYDLGKETGTEGFQLLRAGHALAKTATVVRSAIGSIKLRAPNNSNDVMQHYKRIEHKEHAFGTFADPGQGRDMLYQINENGIECPVVRELRPDSERIRVWYGPIGSGDKLMKNADKRNELRDKYNIIGLEMEAAGTMDQIPVGIIRGVCDYGDEHKNDEWQPYAAAMAAAYARAVLAEILPENMVPMPSVDVSPKRKLDEEGSASGNEDRKRQCYAERGKHPATETTDNEVKKSLIEQLYFDKIDERLMNLTAAQGRTCCWFLDKLEYISWNDASQRPNHGGFLWIKGHPGTGKSTLMKFLFERTKVNAKGDSLQIILSFFFLARGTVEEKSTMGLYRSLLHQLFQKVPETQKGLEWMTRDGAKVIQRNGWNEKALKQTLAHAARELGNRSLTIFIDALDECNKNQVADMLCFFEELCESAQELQIRLQVCFSSRHYPTITIGKGIEVNLEDEPGHTKDIEYYINSKLRLGKSNQALLLRSEILDRSSNIFLWVVLVLDILNREYPNTSISIKKMRDRLKEIPPELNDLFEMILTRDSEDLDRLRHCLIWILFSNRPLKPQELYFAVQLSHDTECLGYWDQDDIAFEEIKTFVSSSSKGLAEVTRNKASEVQFIHESVRDFLLNKYESEWFETSGNFRGNSHKLLKNCCLAQLNSLVLQDIGIIDPLPPASETAQLRHTISLNYPFLEYAVLNALHHANGVQQNGIGQEHFLADFPLKKWITLHNTFEQHQIRRYTDSVSLLYILAERNLVNLIGIHPKKFSFFDIEDETERYGTPIFAALAINNYQAVHVFLKTLAAKLPPGSPLHELCELYRWNKTSSRIFRRDFTFRRKAGILHYLQAAGDETLICAFLSLRGPSALLDDACNRMSPSQTTWYRDGGISDSRWNEANIQDAKLLSWAAENGYKGAVQLLLEKSSLGLNHEDDYGQTPLLLATKRGHEDITQLLLAQDDIDPNNKDKYGQTPLLWAARNGYEVIVKMLLAHDDTDPDNKDKFDQTPLLWAARNGHEAIVKMLLAHDVDPDNKDKYDHTPLLWATENGHEAIVQMLLTQDVDPNYRSPSTNQTLVSVAAMRGHEAVVQVLLAHGVDPDSKNTYMQSPLLLAAAIGHEAVVQVVLAQGGINLNYSGEQALLWAATSGHEAIVQMILAHGVDPDCKDAENRTPLLLAAANGNEGVVQMLTQVGVNLNHKDDRGKTPLLYAITNSHKAVVQLLLTQDDIDPDCEDEFSRTPLLWAAKSGHEAVIQLLLAQDLNLSCRDIYDRTPLLLAAANGHEVVVQLLLTQGVDPDCKDNCGQTPLLWAAANGHESVVQLLLTQGVDPDCKDNNGLTPLLWAVKRGHKDVVQLLLAQDGMSKYRLT, from the exons ATGTCTTccaagctggagatgcttgCGGACACAACATCATTATCGCGACGCTACCAGCCGGAGAAGT CGGGTCTCCCAAACCTCTCACGAAACCCACCACTGGATATTCGTCTCGGTGATGTTCTCGTGGGGTTACCAGTGGGTGACAATGCTGGTCTAGTAGACTATGACCTGGGTAAAGAGACTGGCACGGAGGGATTTCAGCTTCTCCGTGCTGGCCATGCGCTGGCGAAAACAGCAACGGTGGTTAGGTCAGCCATTGGTAGTATCAAGCTCAGGGCGCCCAACAATTCAAATGATGTCATGCAGCACTACAAGAGAATTGAACACAAAGAACACGCCTTTGGCACTTTTGCAGATCCGGGACAAGGCCGAGACATGCTATATCAAATTAATGAGAATGGAATCGAATGTCCTGTGGTACGAGAGCTAAGGCCAGATTCGGAGCGCATTCGTGTATGGTACGGGCCAATAGGCTCGGGCGACAAATTGATGAAGAACGCCGACAAGCGGAACGAGTTGAGAGACAAATACAACATCATTGGCCtcgagatggaggcggcTGGGACGATGGACCAAATTCCAGTCGGTATCATCCGAGGGGTTTGTGACTATGGAGACGAACATAAGAATGATGAGTGGCAGCCGTATGCCGCCGCAATGGCTGCTGCGTACGCAAGAGCAGTCTTGGCAGAGATACTTCCAGAAAATA TGGTTCCAATGCCCTCCGTGGATGTATCACCCAAACGCAAACTCGATGAAGAAGGCTCTGCCTCTGGAAATGAAGATAGGAAGCGTCAATGTTACGCTGAGCGGGGAAAACATCCAGCTACGGAAACGACGGACAACGAGGTGAAGAAGTCATTAATAGAACAGCTCTATTTTGACAAGATCGACGAGCGCCTAATGAACTTAACAGCAGCTCAAGGGAGgacctgctgctggtttCTCGACAAGCTCGAATACATATCCTGGAACGACGCATCACAACGGCCAAATCATGGTGGATTTCTTTGGATTAAAGGTCATCCTGGCACCGGGAAGTCAACTCTCATGAAATTCCTGTTTGAAAGGACCAAAGTCAACGCCAAAGGAGATTCGTTGCAAATAATATTgtcattcttcttcctcgcgCGAGGTACAGTAGAAGAGAAGTCAACGATGGGACTTTATCGTTCACTTCTTCACCAACTCTTTCAAAAGGTGCCAGAGACGCAAAAAGGTTTAGAGTGGATGACGAGAGATGGTGCCAAAGTTATACAACGGAACGGATGGAACGAGAAAGCATTAAAGCAGACACTTGCGCATGCCGCACGAGAACTCGGTAATCGGTCGCTAACAATATTTATCGATGCGCTGGACGAATGTAATAAGAATCAGGTTGCGGACATGCTGTGCTTCTTCGAAGAGCTATGCGAGAGTGCACAAGAGTTGCAAATCCGGTTGCAGGTCTGCTTTTCAAGTCGACATTATCCGACGATCACAATAGGAAAGGGTATTGAAGTGAACCTCGAAGATGAACCTGGTCATACAAAGGATATTGAATATTACATAAACTCTAAACTCAGGCTAGGGAAATCGAACCAAGCTCTCTTGCTACGATCTGAGATTCTCGACAGGTCTTccaatatttttctttgggTCGTATTGGTTCTTGATATTCTCAATCGGGAATACCCTAATACCTCTATCTCAATCAAAAAGATGCGTGATCGCCTGAAAGAAATTCCACCTGAACTAAACGACTTGTTTGAGATGATTCTTACGAGAGACAGCGAGGACCTTGATCGGCTACGCCATTGTCTCATATGGATTCTCTTCTCAAATCGTCCACTGAAGCCACAAGAACTTTATTTCGCGGTCCAGCTTAGTCACGACACAGAGTGCCTGGGCTATTGGGACCAAGATGACATTGCGTTCGAGGAGATAAAAACTTTCGTGAGTAGCTCTTCAAAGGGCCTAGCTGAAGTCACACGAAACAAAGCTTCGGAAGTCCAATTCATCCACGAGTCTGTCAGAGACTTCTTGCTCAATAAATACGAGTCAGAATGGTTCGAAACTTCCGGTAACTTCAGGGGGAATAGCCACAAACTTCTAAAGAATTGTTGCTTGGCTCAGCTGAACAGCTTGGTCCTTCAAGACATTGGTATAATAGATCCTCTACCGCCAGCATCTGAGACAGCACAATTGCGGCATACAATTAGCTTAAATTATCCATTTCTTGAATATGCGGTACTCAACGCGCTTCATCACGCCAATGGTGTCCAGCAAAACGGTATAGGTCAGGAACATTTTCTGGCCGATTTTCCTCTTAAAAAGTGGATAACTCTACACAACACCTTTGAGCAACATCAAATCCGGCGATATACGGATTCAGTCAGTCTCCTCTACATTCTTGCAGAAAGAAATCTGGTGAACTTGATTGGCATCCATCCTAAGAAATTTTCGTTTTTTGATATAGAAGACGAAACTGAGCGTTATGGCACTCCAATATTTGCGGCGCTTGCCATCAATAATTATCAAGCAGTTCATGTATTCTTAAAAACGTTAGCAGCAAAGTTACCACCAGGATCGCCACTTCATGAACTCTGCGAACTGTATCGCTGGAATAAAACTAGTTCGAGAATATTTAGACGTGATTTTACTTTCAGACGCAAGGCAGGCATCCTTCATTATCTCCAAGCAGCAGGTGATGAAACGTTAATCTGCGCATTTCTTTCATTACGAGGGCCTAGTGCACTGCTTGACGATGCCTGCAACAGGATGTCACCATCACAGACTACTTGGTACAGAGATGGTGGAATTTCAGATTCTCGTTGGAACGAGGCGAATATCCAGGACGCGAAGTTGCTATCATGGGCTGCTGAAAATGGCTATAAAGGTGCTGTTCAGCTGCTCCTTGAGAAAAGTAGCCTTGGCCTAAACCATGAGGATGATTACGGTCAGACACCTCTGTTATTGGCTACTAAGAGGGGTCACGAAGATATaactcagctgctgcttgcgcAAGATGACATTGATCCAAATAACAAGGATAAATACGGCCAGACACCACTTTTATGGGCTGCTAGAAATGGCTACGAAGTTATTGTTAAGATGCTGCTTGCACATGATGATACTGATCCAGATAATAAGGATAAATTCGACCAGACGCCACTTTTATGGGCTGCTAGAAATGGCCACGAAGCTATTGTGAAGATGCTGCTTGCACATGATGTTGATCCAGATAATAAGGATAAATACGACCATACACCACTTTTATGGGCTACTGAGAATGGCCACGAGGCTATTGTTCAGATGTTACTTACGCAAGATGTTGACCCAAATTATAGAAGCCCTTCAACAAACCAGACACTTGTATCGGTAGCTGCTATGAGAGGTCACGAAGCCGTTGTTCAGGTGCTGCTTGCGCATGGTGTTGACCCAGATTCCAAGAATACATATATGCAGTCACCCCTACTACTGGCCGCTGCAATTGGTCACGAAGCTGTTGTTCAAGTGGTCCTTGCACAAGGCGGCATCAATTTAAATTACAGTGGTGAGCAAGCATTGCTATGGGCTGCTACGAGTGGCCACGAAGCTATTGTTCAGATGATACTGGCGCATGGTGTTGACCCAGATTGCAAGGATGCAGAGAACAGGACACCCCTATTGTTGGCCGCTGCAAATGGTAATGAAGGTGTTGTTCAGATGCTTACGCAAGTTGGTGTTAATTTAAACCATAAAGATGACCGCGGCAAAACACCATTATTATATGCTATTACAAATAGCCATAAAGCTGTTGTCCAGCTACTCCTGACACAAGATGACATTGACCCAGATTGCGAGGATGAATTCAGTCGGACACCACTGTTATGGGCTGCTAAGAGTGGTCATGAAGCTGTTATTCAGCTATTGCTTGCACAAGATCTTAATCTAAGCTGCCGAGATATATATGATCGGACGCCCCTATTATTGGCTGCTGCAAATGGCCACGAAGTTGTGGTTCAGCTACTACTTACACAAGGCGTTGACCCGGATTGTAAGGATAACTGCGGCCAGACACCGCTGTTATGGGCTGCTGCAAATGGCCACGAATCTGTTGTTCAGCTACTACTTACACAAGGCGTTGATCCAGATTGCAAGGATAACAACGGCCTGACGCCGCTGTTATGGGCTGTTAAGCGTGGTCATAAAGATGTTGTTCAGCTACTACTTGCACAAGATGGCATGAGTAAATATCGGTTGACGTGA
- a CDS encoding 50S ribosome-binding GTPase domain-containing protein, whose protein sequence is MAIISTPDVSDDEFAMVNSTTSDSPAPVSYQTPKLISGLQPNQHPSKTNSDSAGDAVTEKPSSSRIDGSILDSQTKDGSHTGFFQDVTGLKNSVKSLYKKFTSKDILIAVMGMTGSGKTTFIANATGRTDLKIGHNLTSCTQEIQIIETILDGRTVRFVDTPGFSDTYLSDTEVLEMIANYLSAGYSKEMRLSGIIYLHPISDNRVTHHATKNLDMFRKLTGEKNLKNVILATSMWDKVTPEEGLNRELELRNKFWSVFITFGAKYCRQDTSAKSAKQITSMLMENEPFYLELQEEMGKDNKALKDTAAGREIMSQLSLLKEQQQRELTEMKEMLLRTAAEENKAALAALEKHYKKMMHGMEKTISDERRMNEEAARSSDEKIKELTERIHKLEKKGSCVVM, encoded by the exons ATGGCGATAATCAGCACCCCCGACGTCTCCGATGACGAGTTTGCAATGGTCAATTCGACCACCTCCGACAGCCCTGCCCCAGTCTCTTATCAGACTCCCAAGCTCATCAGCGGTCTCCAACCAAACCAGCATCCCTCGAAAACAAATTCAGACAGTGCTGGCGATGCTGTTACCGAAaagccttcttcctctcgcaTTGATGGTTCCATTCTCGACTCACAGACAAAGGACGGCAGCCACACAGGATTTTTCCAAGATGTTACCGGCCTGAAGAACAGCGTAAAATCGCTGTACAAGAAGTTCACCAGCAAAGATATATTGATTGCTGTCATGGG GATGACGGGATCCGGAAAGACGACATTCATTGCAAATGCGACCGGGCGGACAGACCTAAAGATTGGTCATAATCTTACTTCAT GCACACAAGAAATACAAATCATCGAGACGATACTTGACGGCCGTACTGTCCGCTTTGTGGATACCCCGGGCTTCTCCGACACATATCTCTCAGATACCGAAGTCCTAGAAATGATCGCAAACTACCTGTCGGCAGGGTACTCCAAAGAAATGCGCCTCTCAGGCATAATCTATCTTCACCCCATCTCAGATAACCGTGTTACCCACCATGCGACTAAAAATCTTGACATGTTTCGAAAACTAACGGGGGAGAAGAACCTCAAGAATGTAATACTGGCAACTAGCATGTGGGACAAGGTTACCCCAGAGGAAGGCTTAAATCGCGAGTTGGAACTCAGGAACAAATTTTGGAGCGTATTCATAACATTCGGTGCAAAATACTGCCGACAAGATACGTCGGCCAAGTCGGCTAAACAAATCACATCCATGCTCATGGAAAACGAGCCTTTTTATctggagctgcaggaggAGATGGGAAAAGACAACAAGGCGCTCAAAGACACAGCAGCAGGGAGGGAGATTATGAGCCAACTCTCACTACTCAAGGAACAACAACAAAGAGAGCTTAccgagatgaaggagatgcttTTGCGGACCGCCGCtgaggagaacaaggctGCTTTGGCTGCACTCGAAAAGCATTATAAGAAGATGATGCACGGCATGGAAAAAACGATATCGGACGAGCGGCGGATGAATGAAGAGGCGGCCAGATCAAGTgatgagaagatcaaggaaTTAACGGAGAGAATCCACAAGCTCGAGAAGAAAGGGTCATGCGTTGTCATGTAA
- a CDS encoding cytochrome p450 domain-containing protein: protein MYLLLEIIDRLTILQGAVLAFGLWAVYKLLQAIYNITLHPLAGFPGPVLAGTSYWYEGYFDLILWGRYTSEIARMHEKYGPIVRINPDELHCSDPHFIDEIFAIGTRKRNKPAHQLSPSSIAEIHSSATFSGFGTADHNLHKLRRAPLTKFFSKLQITKLEPEIHKAVHLLGDKLLRFANKKEPFDLTSAYSCFTSDIIAEYCFGENLGFLQQDGIKPNFRRAIFTVLNATYVLRFIPWLKPLALTVPYIAKYLSEDVGMLAETLNVTIPKWIKETKVEMDAGIVRERETIFASLFRSNLPDEEKTVARFAGETAALFGAGTETTSWTLAVITYYLLTRPEILKKLTEELRTVVDDPKSLPPWSTLEQLPYLNAVMTEGLRLSYGVSGRTARVATEEDLVYHGTWTPKGSNASITLDYVVPRGMAIGMTCVIMHHDEDIFPDSHNFIPERWLVKGKQRRDMERSFFTFGKGSRQCLGMNLAHCELYLALTALIFRVYPRMQLYETTVEDVTYDHDLLVPVAKGNGVKVVIT, encoded by the exons ATGTATCTTTTACTTGAAATCATCGATAGGTTGACGATATTACAGGGTGCCGTCCTTGCCTTTGGCCTCTGGGCCGTATATAAGCTTCTGCAAGCAATCTACAACATAACCTTACACCCTCTTGCAGGTTTTCCTGGACCAGTATTGGCAGGTACTTCATATTGGTATGAAGGCTACTTCGACTTGATCCTATGGGGTAGATATACCAGCGAAATAGCACGCATGCATGAGAAATACG GTCCTATTGTGCGAATTAATCCTGACGAGCTTCATTGCAGCGACCCTCATTTTATAGATGAGATATTTGCTATCGGAACTAGGAAAAGGAACAAACCAGCACATCAATTGAGTCC TTCGTCAATTGCTGAGATACACTCTAGCGCCACATTCTCAGGCTTTGGCACTGCGGATCATAATCTTCATAAACTACGACGAGCTCCCTTGACCAAGTTCTTCTCAAAACTTCAAATAACCAAATTGGAGCCAGAAATTCACAAAGCTGTTCATCTTCTTGGTGACAAGCTGCTTCGATTTGCGAATAAGAAAGAGCCATTTGACCTGACCTCGGCATATAGCTGCTTCACTTCTGACATTATAGCTGAATACTGTTTCGGTGAAAACTTAGGATTTCTTCAACAAGATGGCATTAAGCCCAATTTCAGGCGGGCCATTTTCACGGTTCTCAACGCAACCTACGTCTTGAGATTTATACCTTGGCTCAAGCCACTGGCGCTGACGGTTCCATA TATAGCCAAATACCTCTCTGAAGATGTAGGAATGCTTGCAGAGACTTTGAAT GTCACCATACCAAAATGGATCAAAGAGACCAAAGTCGAGATGGACGCTGGAATTGTCAGAGAACGAGAGACAATATTTGCCTCTTTGTTTCGGTCAAATCTTcctgatgaagaaaaaacagtTGCACGCTTCGCTGGAGAGACTGCGGCGCTTTTCGGCGCAGGCACTGAGACAACAAGCTGGACGTTGGCGGTTATAACTTACTATCTTCTGACACGGCCTGAGATTCTCAAAAAACTTACCGAAGAGCTTCGAACTGTCGTCGATGATCCCAAATCACTTCCACCTTGGTCAACACTCGAACAGTTGCCCTACCTAAACGCTGTGATGACTGAAGGACTGCGACTCTCTTATGGTGTGTCTGGTCGTACTGCACGAGTCGCGACCGAAGAGGATCTTGTGTACCACGGCACGTGGACTCCAAAGGGTTCCAACGCTTCTATAACCCTGGACTATGTGGTACCTCGGGGAATGGCAATTGGCATGACATGTGTCATTatgcatcatgatgaagacatcTTTCCTGATTCACATAACTTTATACCAGAAAGATGGCTCGTAAAAGGTaaacaaagaagagataTGGAGCGCTCATTCTTTACGTTCGGCAAAGGAAGCCGTCAATGCTTAGGAATGAA TCTGGCGCATTGCGAGTTATACCTCGCTCTTACGGCACTCATATTCCGGGTATACCCACGCATGCAACTCTACGAAACCACGGTCGAAGATGTCACGTATGACCACGATTTGTTAGTTCCAGTGGCAAAGGGTAATGGGGTAAAAGTTGTCATTACGTGA
- a CDS encoding dienelactone hydrolase family domain-containing protein, translated as MSSPIKITFPSFMLTISGELYKPADGSPNRKGAAIVVSHPMTGVKEQTSADYARALSSAGFYALTFDAGYQGESSGEPRGLEDPHQRVEDNKAAVTYLTTLKGKVDPERIGVLGICASGGYTSYAAQSDTRIKALGTVSAACVGRMTRNGGLYESNNKESPEAIAGALKAAGDWRTAHANDTKAQAPRMFETEASAVPEDSPSFFKSAAAYYGTKRGNHARSDQRVPPSSYDLMIGYDSFNYQHLISPRPLLMIAGSEAETLHYSKTAVEGAREPKEVFIVKGKNHFDLYDDLTESAPKLVEFYANALTQ; from the coding sequence ATGTCTTCACCCATTAAGATCACGTTTCCATCATTCATGCTTACCATCAGCGGAGAGCTCTATAAGCCAGCTGATGGATCCCCCAACCGCAAAGGCGCTGCCATTGTGGTGAGCCATCCCATGACGGGAGTCAAAGAACAGACATCAGCAGACTATGCCCGAGCCCTATCCTCAGCGGGATTCTACGCCTTGACATTTGATGCTGGCTATCAAGGTGAAAGCAGCGGCGAGCCCCGTGGACTAGAGGATCCCCACCAGCGCGTTGAGGATAATAAGGCTGCGGTTACGTACTTGACTACTTTGAAGGGCAAAGTCGACCCCGAGAGAATCGGTGTCCTAGGAATCTGCGCATCAGGTGGATATACCTCGTATGCTGCACAATCTGACACCCGCATCAAGGCTCTTGGAACAGTCAGCGCTGCCTGTGTAGGTCGGATGACACGCAATGGTGGTCTCTACGAAAGTAACAATAAAGAGTCACCTGAGGCCATCGCTGGCGCTCTCAAGGCCGCGGGAGACTGGCGTACTGCCCATGCCAATGATACCAAAGCTCAAGCACCTCGTATGTTTGAAACCGAAGCATCTGCCGTGCCAGAGGATTCACCTTCGTTCTTTAAGTCGGCTGCCGCATACTATGGCACAAAGCGCGGCAACCATGCTCGATCCGATCAGAGGGTTCCTCCATCGAGCTACGATTTAATGATTGGTTACGACTCGTTTAATTATCaacatctcatctcgccACGACCTTTGTTAATGATTGCTGGTAGTGAGGCTGAAACTCTACACTATAGCAAGACGGCGGTGGAGGGGGCAAGGGAGCCTAAGGAAGTGTTCATCGTCAAAGGCAAGAATCATTTCGATTTGTACGATGATTTAACAGAGTCGGCGCCGAAACTTGTTGAGTTTTACGCAAATGCACTCACTCagtaa
- a CDS encoding aldo/keto reductase family domain-containing protein, with protein sequence MSKVYAPAPEPKTELGRYRILSSTAGIRVSPLQLGAMSIGNGWSEFMGSMDKEQSFKLLDYFFEAGGNFIDTANCYQDDDSEKWLGEWMSTRQNRDQMVIATKYTTDYKSYALGKGRAPNSCGNSRRSMHTSVRDSLLKLQTDWIDILYVHWWDFTSSIKEIMDSLHILVEQGKVLYLGVSDTPAWIVSAANEYAAAFGKTPFSIYQGRWNIMLRDFEREIIPMARQYGMALAPWDVLGGGKFQTKKALEERAKNGEGLRSTRGNEQTEDERKFSEALEKVAGEHGIESITAIALAYVRAKATRVFPMVGGRKIEHLRDNIQALSIKLSQEQVDYLESVKPFEIGFPNNFIGPDPHVTGHFTGLAAASAALAVEQSPKPTGLA encoded by the coding sequence ATGTCGAAAGTTTACGCCCCAGCTCCCGAGCCAAAAACTGAGCTTGGGAGATATCGAATCCTCTCTTCTACGGCCGGCATCCGTGTGTCTCCTCTCCAACTAGGAGCGATGTCAATTGGTAATGGGTGGAGTGAATTTATGGGCTCGATGGATAAAGAACAGTCTTTTAAGCTCCTCGATTACTTCTTTGAAGCTGGCGGCAACTTCATTGACACTGCAAATTGCTACCAAGATGATGACTCCGAGAAATGGCTTGGCGAGTGGATGTCAACACGGCAAAATCGTGACCAGATGGTTATTGCTACGAAATATACTACTGACTATAAGTCATACGCTCTTGGCAAAGGGCGGGCGCCAAATTCCTGCGGTAATTCGCGACGAAGTATGCATACTAGTGTTCGCGATTCACTCCTTAAGCTGCAAACCGATTGGATCGATATCCTCTATGTTCATTGGTGGGATTTTACCTCTTCCATCAAAGAAATCATGGATAGCCTGCACATTCTCGTTGAGCAAGGCAAAGTCCTCTATTTAGGAGTCTCGGATACCCCTGCCTGGATCGTTAGTGCGGCCAACGAATATGCAGCCGCGTTTGGCAAGACTCCGTTTAGCATTTATCAGGGCCGTTGGAATATTATGTTGCGTGACTTTGAAAGGGAAATTATTCCAATGGCCCGTCAATATGGAATGGCTCTTGCGCCATGGGATGTTCTTGGCGGAGGCAAGTTCCAAACGAAGAAGGCTTTGGAAGAGCGTGCGAAAAATGGTGAAGGGCTACGCTCTACACGCGGCAATGAACAAACTGAAGACGAAAGGAAATTCAGtgaggcgctggagaagGTTGCCGGAGAACATGGCATCGAGTCCATCACGGCAATTGCTCTCGCTTATGTACGAGCCAAGGCGACCCGTGTGTTTCCTATGGTTGGCGGCCGCAAGATTGAGCATCTCAGAGATAACATTCAGGCTTTAAGCATCAAGCTGTCGCAAGAGCAGGTAGATTACCTGGAAAGCGTGAAGCCTTTTGAAATTGGATTCCCCAACAACTTCATCGGGCCCGATCCTCATGTCACGGGTCATTTCACGGGGCTCGCTGCAGCAAGCGCAGCTCTTGCGGTTGAACAATCACCCAAGCCGACGGGCCTTGCATGA
- a CDS encoding PIF1-like helicase domain-containing protein: MNEVTLIDLKGETPESTPNFEEPPSSIANAIPSSDRPVLCKEQQDLIQLILTGRNVFFTGSAGCGKSTVLKAAVNLLYMMGKNVHVVAPTGRAALQVGGMSTWSYMGWTPDYHKLDIDTLVNKGFRKYIEKRLKDTDVLIIDEISMVENHHLERMNICMKAVIAWKDWRKERDSAPPRTRRDAFSIAKTIPAFGGIQVIVTGDFCQLPPVKPFEFCMHCGQEMIADDDGAEFNCPDSHGPFLETHKWAFRSSAWEEANFVHVNLQEIHRQKDEYFIRMLQKCRLGIPFLPQETETLMHHPCDVQKATKLLCTRNEVAMVNRENFNRLKTPKLEYHALDGFIARQEVHMQLPQYHDRLPDGTLVACRDQRLEPHVTLRGGMLVILQINLDIKGGLVNGSQGIICGFERFSSANVPKVHGGKDTEYIPSDQRISGDHAKLREKQIQEFMERHKGDPRLAKAWPRVLFHNGVKRVIYPSCVVNSVGDKEPYSLLHRTQIPLLPGWAMSVHRSQGMTLDRVIVDLSHAFEEGQVYVALSRATSLHGLKVMGSSSGLFVTGGNPEVKSFLMAKFGDRLFQSVREFSGHLTNGGDGEKYWAPG, encoded by the coding sequence ATGAATGAAGTTACATTAATAGATTTGAAGGGTGAGACACCCGAGTCAACACCAAACTTTGAAGAGCCTCCCTCAAGCATCGCCAACGCAATCCCTTCATCCGACAGACCCGTCTTGTGCAAGGAGCAACAGGACCTGATTCAACTCATTTTAACGGGAAGAAATGTTTTCTTTACGGGCTCGGCAGGGTGCGGCAAGTCTACTGTTCTCAAGGCCGCTGTCAACCTGCTGTACATGATGGGGAAGAATGTTCATGTCGTTGCACCAACGGGCCGGGCAGCGCTCCAAGTCGGCGGCATGTCGACATGGTCCTACATGGGTTGGACGCCAGACTATCACAAACTCGACATCGATACACTTGTCAACAAGGGATTCCGAAAGTACATTGAGAAACGCTTGAAGGACACCGATGTGCTCATCATTGATGAGATTAGCATGGTGGAGAATCATCATCTGGAACGCATGAATATCTGCATGAAGGCCGTGATTGCCTGGAAGGACTGGCggaaagagagagactcgGCACCCCCGAGGACCAGGAGAGATGCTTTCTCCATTGCGAAAACCATTCCTGCCTTCGGAGGAATCCAGGTCATCGTTACAGGAGATTTTTGCCAGCTACCCCCAGTGAAGCCATTCGAGTTCTGCATGCACTGTGGGCAAGAGATGattgccgacgacgacggagcCGAGTTCAACTGCCCCGACAGCCATGGCCCGTTTCTAGAGACACACAAATGGGCCTTTAGGAGTTCAGCTTGGGAGGAAGCCAATTTTGTTCACGTCAACTTACAAGAGATTCATCGCCAGAAAGACGAATACTTCATCAGGATGCTTCAGAAATGCCGTCTTGGGATTCCCTTTCTACCTCAGGAAACTGAAACACTGATGCATCATCCTTGCGATGTCCAAAAAGCCACAAAACTCCTGTGCACGAGGAACGAGGTTGCCATGGTTAACCGAGAAAACTTTAATCGACTGAAGACGCCAAAACTCGAATACCACGCTCTGGATGGCTTTATTGCGAGGCAAGAGGTGCATATGCAGCTACCTCAGTATCATGATCGTCTGCCTGATGGAACATTAGTGGCGTGCAGAGATCAACGCCTGGAGCCCCATGTCACGCTGCGCGGGGGCATGCTCGTGATACTACAGATAAACCTCGATATAAAGGGAGGATTGGTCAACGGAAGTCAGGGTATTATATGCGGTTTTGAAAGGTTTAGCTCTGCCAATGTTCCGAAAGTACACGGGGGCAAGGATACCGAATACATTCCTTCTGATCAGCGCATTAGCGGCGACCACGCAAAGCTTAGGGAGAAGCAGATACAGGAATTTATGGAACGACACAAGGGTGATCCACGGCTGGCAAAGGCTTGGCCTCGGGTGCTCTTCCACAACGGCGTGAAGCGTGTCATTTACCCCTCGTGTGTTGTCAACTCTGTTGGCGACAAAGAGCCGTATTCACTGCTGCATCGAACACAAATTCCTCTTCTACCAGGCTGGGCCATGAGCGTTCACAGAAGCCAAGGCATGACGCTGGATCGCGTTATTGTTGACTTGTCGCATGCTTTTGAAGAGGGTCAGGTATATGTCGCATTATCTCGGGCGACGAGCCTTCATGGACTGAAGGTCATGGGAAGCTCAAGCGGGTTATTCGTAACTGGCGGAAATCCAGAGGTGAAATCATTCCTGATGGCAAAGTTCGGAGACCGACTTTTTCAATCAGTCAGAGAATTTTCGGGACATCTTACGaatggcggtgatggcgagaaatACTGGGCGCCGGGTTGA